The following proteins come from a genomic window of Rhodopirellula bahusiensis:
- a CDS encoding MarR family winged helix-turn-helix transcriptional regulator, with protein MQSFKFHPRPVGKSVTHRRRLGVFDRLEVCNVLGHHRHDCHRCMPNRNKPVLHPETDLRNLPLALRSAYLALHRRTDAVLSPLGLTADQFVLMLALTEDKTLTQKELADRISSDPSTIRAMLVLLEKKGMIIRRQHPKDLRAKAVSLSAAGRKKAKQAWSVSQPIRNQMNGSLQREQASMLIECLNTLANSLRVSSQQTSNCEVAKRPITQD; from the coding sequence ATGCAATCTTTCAAATTTCACCCCAGACCCGTGGGCAAGAGCGTCACCCACCGTCGGCGGCTTGGCGTTTTCGATCGCCTAGAAGTTTGCAATGTCTTGGGTCACCATCGTCACGACTGCCATCGCTGTATGCCAAATAGAAACAAGCCCGTGCTCCATCCCGAAACCGATTTGCGAAACCTGCCGCTTGCTCTTCGGTCGGCCTACTTGGCATTGCACCGTCGAACAGATGCCGTACTTTCGCCGCTAGGACTCACCGCAGATCAATTCGTGCTTATGCTTGCCCTGACCGAGGATAAGACACTCACACAGAAGGAGCTGGCAGACCGTATTTCATCCGACCCAAGCACCATCAGAGCGATGCTCGTGTTGCTCGAAAAAAAGGGGATGATTATTAGAAGGCAGCATCCGAAAGATCTCCGAGCCAAAGCTGTTTCGCTATCGGCCGCAGGCCGGAAGAAAGCAAAGCAAGCATGGTCGGTGAGCCAGCCGATTCGGAATCAAATGAACGGGAGCTTGCAGCGAGAGCAAGCTTCGATGCTAATCGAATGTCTCAACACCCTCGCCAACTCACTCA